Proteins from a genomic interval of Anolis sagrei isolate rAnoSag1 chromosome 1, rAnoSag1.mat, whole genome shotgun sequence:
- the TMED10 gene encoding transmembrane emp24 domain-containing protein 10 → MLLPASLALALLVLLPSPARPLSFHLPGKARKCLREEIHRDTLVTGEYEVASPPGSSSGPSANLKITDSSGHILYSKEDAVKGKFAFTTEDYDMFEACFESKLPVGTGRMPDQLVTLTMKHGVEAKNYEEIAKVEKLKPLELELRRLEDLSESIVNDFAYMKKREEEMRDTNESTNIRVLYFSIFSMFCLIGLATWQVFYLRHFFKAKKLIE, encoded by the exons atgCTGCTGCCGGCCTCGCTCGCCCTGGCCCTCTTGGTCCTGCTGCCCAGCCCCGCCCGGCCCCTCTCCTTCCACTTGCCCGGCAAGGCCCGCAAATGCCTGCGGGAGGAGATCCACCGGGACACGCTGGTCACCGGCGAGTACGAGGTCGCCTCCCCGCCGGGCTCTTCCAGCGGGCCTTCCGCCAACCTCAAG ATTACTGACTCATCTGGGCACATTCTCTATTCCAAGGAGGATGCTGTTAAAGGCAAATTTGCTTTCACCACAGAAGACTATGATATGTTTGAGGCCTGCTTTGAGAGCAAACTCCCTGTAG GAACAGGGCGGATGCCAGACCAGCTCGTGACCTTGACTATGAAGCATGGAGTAGAAGCAAAGAACTACGAGGAG ATTGCTAAAGTTGAGAAGTTGAAGCCATTGGAGCTGGAGCTGCGAAGACTAGAAGATCTTTCAGAATCTATTGTCAATGACTTTGCCTATATGAAGAAGCGAGAGGAAGAGATGCGAGATACAAATG aGTCTACCAACATTCGAGTATTATACTTCAGCATTTTCTCCATGTTCTGCCTCATTGGATTGGCTACCTGGCAGGTCTTCTATCTGCGTCATTTCTTCAAAGCCAAGAAGCTTATTGAATAG